The following are from one region of the Roseobacter fucihabitans genome:
- a CDS encoding alpha/beta hydrolase translates to MGSGPPILLLHGFPQTHVLWREVGAALSDRFTIIAPDLRGYGESSKPEGTENYSFRHMARDQSALMTHLGFARFHVAGHDRGGRVAHRLALDAPDQVLSLTVMDIVPTHRLLADLTRDVASAYYHWFFLAQPAPFPEAMIGHDPDRYFESCLLGWGAAELSDFAPQALAAYRTAWRDPETIRGMCADYRAALHYDFELDAADLARRVSCPALVLYGAQGAMARHYDVPETWQDRLSNIHAQALPGGHFFVDQYPAETTQALARFLEHAEG, encoded by the coding sequence CTATTTTGCTGCTGCATGGTTTTCCGCAAACACATGTCTTGTGGCGTGAGGTCGGGGCCGCGTTGAGCGATCGATTCACCATCATCGCACCGGATTTGCGCGGCTATGGAGAGAGTTCCAAGCCCGAGGGGACGGAAAATTATAGTTTCCGCCACATGGCACGGGACCAATCGGCATTGATGACGCATTTGGGGTTTGCGCGGTTCCATGTTGCGGGACATGATCGCGGCGGTCGTGTGGCCCACCGCCTTGCGCTGGATGCGCCGGATCAGGTCTTGAGCCTGACCGTGATGGATATCGTCCCGACGCACCGGCTGCTGGCGGATCTCACCCGTGACGTCGCATCAGCCTATTACCATTGGTTTTTCCTGGCCCAACCCGCACCGTTTCCCGAAGCCATGATCGGCCATGACCCGGATCGATATTTCGAGAGCTGTTTGCTGGGTTGGGGAGCGGCCGAATTGTCGGATTTCGCGCCTCAGGCCCTCGCAGCCTATCGCACCGCCTGGCGCGATCCGGAGACCATACGCGGCATGTGCGCTGATTATCGCGCCGCGCTGCATTATGATTTCGAGCTGGACGCCGCCGATCTGGCGCGCAGGGTCAGCTGCCCGGCATTGGTTCTATATGGGGCGCAGGGCGCTATGGCACGTCATTACGATGTGCCGGAAACATGGCAGGATCGTCTTTCGAACATCCACGCGCAGGCCCTGCCAGGCGGGCATTTCTTCGTCGATCAATATCCGGCTGAAACCACGCAGGCCCTTGCTCGATTTCTGGAGCACGCAGAGGGCTGA